ACCGGACCGCCACGGAACCGGCATGTTCAGCTTTCGCAGCTTGGCTTCGAGTTCGTCCCGCTCCCGGCTGCGGCGCAGCTTGCCCGACTTTGAAATGTACCGGTACTCCACCAGTAGTTCGTTGACTTTTCCGTTATCGCCCGCCTGGATCGCCCGGATGATTTCCCAGTCGAGGTGGGTCAGCTGCATCGCGTTCACGCTGTAGTCCATAAAGGCCTGCCAGGCGATGGGACACCAGGCCGACACGATGCGGTGTCCGATCAGGTGGGCGTACTGGCGGATCTCCCACTGGGCGTGATCATCCATGCGCAGCAGGAGGAACCGGAGCAGGTTCAGGAGGTTCACCTTCCAGTAGGCTTCCGTGTAGGTGGACAGGGGCAAGTCCTTGCGGGCTTGTTCCCGGGCGATGCCGGCCTCGATACGTTCTTCGTAACGGGTCCGGGCGGCCTCCTGGAGTTCCCGTTCCTTCTCGGAGAAATAGGCGCCCCGCTCCGTGTCGACGAAGCCTCCGCTGCCCTGGCGGTTGCCCTCCGCCTGAAACCTCCACGCATCGGGCGACGTCGTCTGTGTCGCGTCGATCGCCAGCGAATAGCGGGTGCTGTACTCGTTGACCGAAGCCGTCCGGTGCCGGATCCACTGCCGCCAGCAATCCATGGGCACCCGGAGGTGGAACTTGATGTCGCACATCTCGAAGGGCGTGGTGTGCTGATGCCGCATGAGATAGCGGATCAGCCCCCGGTCCTGGTGCACCTGGCGGGTACCGGCGCCGTAGGACACGCGCGCGGCCTGCACGATGGAGTGATCGCTGCCCATATAGTCCACGACGCGGACGAACCCGTCGTCGAGCAC
This window of the Gemmatimonadota bacterium genome carries:
- a CDS encoding FAD-dependent thymidylate synthase; translated protein: MEAQHLDRPVVPDLDEILGVPFKVLDDGFVRVVDYMGSDHSIVQAARVSYGAGTRQVHQDRGLIRYLMRHQHTTPFEMCDIKFHLRVPMDCWRQWIRHRTASVNEYSTRYSLAIDATQTTSPDAWRFQAEGNRQGSGGFVDTERGAYFSEKERELQEAARTRYEERIEAGIAREQARKDLPLSTYTEAYWKVNLLNLLRFLLLRMDDHAQWEIRQYAHLIGHRIVSAWCPIAWQAFMDYSVNAMQLTHLDWEIIRAIQAGDNGKVNELLVEYRYISKSGKLRRSRERDELEAKLRKLNMPVPWRSGDDPV